One Amaranthus tricolor cultivar Red isolate AtriRed21 chromosome 1, ASM2621246v1, whole genome shotgun sequence DNA window includes the following coding sequences:
- the LOC130826793 gene encoding uncharacterized protein LOC130826793, translating into MHVAIGGRGRLNHITARPPPLSDPNYNQWAQKDAMVIAWIIENIDGDIVNQFLDYTTAHSLWQGIEGLLGCGRDELQIFDLSSKAATLKQNHDTIEVYYGKLNMLWKEID; encoded by the coding sequence ATGCACGTTGCCATTGGAGGCCGGGGGCGGCTCAATCACATCACTGCCAGACCCCCACCATTATCAGATCCCAATTATAACCAATGGGCACAAAAAGATGCAATGGTTATCGCATGGATAATCGAAAACATAGACGGAGATATCGTTAATCAATTTCTGGACTACACAACAGCACACAGCCTATGGCAAGGTATTGAAGGCCTCTTAGGATGTGGTAGGGATGAACTACAAATCTTTGATTTGAGTTCTAAGGCAGCAACCTTGAAACAAAACCATGACACTATTGAAGTTTACTACGGTAAGCTTAACATGTTGTGGAAAGAAATAGATTGA
- the LOC130826815 gene encoding uncharacterized protein LOC130826815 → MTPHPSPMSGMSSNNGESARFSNGSNFSDDEAGIFMTIDNENGTEFFAIEPPRAILTNDTSEREKQISVDPISLQGPSTIRQASFRLVSAPNKGLDPSAPPKLKFVSTSLPSSTSSSPESLSKKIHKKLHEQHAGVVPRNNLVKMQSMMDDAYLAMVEANTQKSKSFGDGRTSGVVDDFELWLEKSSQSSKSDQRSSYSNKIGGFSKPPLGPGNMDRHSSTIKKSKSRESNCPEDGFKCGKLCLFLPRGKGKPVRSISSTSTMTQVSCKTNPLAISRRVSLEKFECGSWASSLENEEGESTNLFYDLPMELLRCSVSDMQSPVTAAFVFDNDGDNDKNEKENDNDIEMDLHAFLEAQS, encoded by the coding sequence ATGACCCCACATCCTTCTCCGATGTCAGGTATGTCCTCTAACAATGGTGAGAGTGCAAGATTCTCGAATGGTAGCAATTTTAGTGATGACGAGGCTGGCATATTTATGACAATCGACAACGAAAATGGTACCGAGTTTTTTGCCATAGAGCCTCCTAGAGCGATTCTTACCAATGATACCTCGGAAAGGGAGAAACAAATTTCAGTTGATCCCATTTCGTTGCAAGGCCCTAGTACCATTAGGCAAGCTAGCTTTCGCCTTGTTTCTGCTCCTAATAAGGGTTTAGACCCGAGTGCTCCTCCGAAGCTTAAGTTTGTCAGTACGAGCCTTCCAAGCTCTACTTCCTCGTCCCCTGAGAGTTTATCCAAGAAGATTCACAAGAAATTACATGAGCAACATGCTGGGGTTGTTCCTCGAAACAACCTTGTGAAAATGCAATCAATGATGGATGACGCTTATCTTGCTATGGTGGAGGCTAATACCCAAAAGAGCAAGTCTTTTGGGGATGGGAGAACAAGTGGTGTAGTCGATGACTTTGAGCTTTGGCTCGAGAAATCGAGCCAAAGCTCAAAAAGTGATCAACGTAGTAGTTATAGTAATAAAATTGGTGGCTTTTCTAAGCCGCCACTTGGTCCTGGAAATATGGATCGTCATAGTAGTACGataaaaaagagtaaaagtAGAGAGTCAAACTGTCCAGAAGACGGATTTAAATGTGGAAAGTTGTGTCTTTTCCTTCCTAGGGGGAAGGGGAAGCCGGTAAGATCGATTTCATCCACGTCAACTATGACACAAGTGTCATGTAAGACGAATCCATTGGCAATATCAAGAAGAGTGTCGTTGGAGAAGTTTGAGTGTGGATCATGGGCTTCCTCGTTAGAGAACGAGGAGGGAGAGTCGACAAACCTGTTTTATGATTTGCCGATGGAGCTGCTTAGATGTAGTGTGAGTGATATGCAGTCTCCAGTAACAGCTGCCTTTGTGTTTGATAATGATGGTGACAAtgataagaatgaaaaagagaaTGACAATGATATTGAAATGGACCTTCATGCTTTCCTAGAAGCACAAAGTTAA
- the LOC130797477 gene encoding MADS-box transcription factor 23-like, with product MGRGKISIERIDNLTSRQVTFTKRRKGLFKKAKELSILCDADVGVIILSSTGKVYEFASNCMQSLLERYYKANEDNQVLNPTSEAQLWKVEAESLRQQLEDLRINSRRLLGEDLSELSIEHLETLEAQLEMGAKAIRTRKEDILKAKIHDLNKTEILVHQENMELHKTISLMRQEMAELHKKVSGGTGKDDQEGGAGGGASSSTSAYDNYDPIELNLSLLKKSD from the exons atgggAAGAGGAAAGATCTCGATTGAAAGGattgacaacttgacaagcagaCAAGTTACCTTCACTAAGAGAAGAAAAGGGTTGTTCAAGAAGGCCAAGGAACTTTCCATTCTTTGCGACGCCGACGTCGGAGTTATCATCTTGTCCAGCACCGGCAAGGTCTATGAATTTGCTAGTAATTG CATGCAGTCATTGTTAGAGCGTTACTATAAAGCAAATGAGGACAACCAAGTGCTCAATCCTACTTCTGAGGCCCAG TTATGGAAGGTTGAAGCAGAGAGTTTAAGGCAACAGCTCGAGGATTTGAGAATCAACAGCAG GCGTTTATTAGGGGAAGATCTTTCAGAATTAAGCATTGAGCATTTGGAAACCTTAGAGGCACAACTAGAGATGGGAGCAAAAGCCATACGTACGAGGAAG GAGGACATACTCAAAGCCAAGATACATGACCTTAACAAAACG GAGATTCTTGTGCACCAAGAAAATATGGAGTTACACAAAACGATAAGTCTCATGCGTCAGGAAATGGCAGAATTGCACAAAAAG GTTTCTGGAGGAACAGGAAAGGATGATCAAGAAGGTGGGGCAGGTGGTGGAGCCTCAAGCAGCACatcagcatatgacaattatgaTCCAATTGAGCTTAATCTTAGCTTATTGAAGAAATCAGATTag